ACGCGTCCATCACCTTCCTGGCCTTCGTGAGCATGAACCGCTACCTGCAGATCACCCAGAGCTCGCGCCTGCTCCACCTGCAGGAGCCGTGCTTCGCCGGCGTCATGTCCGCCGTGGTCTGGCTCCTGGTGCTCTTCATCAACGTGCCCAACATGGTCATCCCCATCGAGGAGGAGCTCCCCGCGGCGCCCTTCGGCTGCGCCGAGCTCAAGACCCAGTTCGGGAAGCACTGGCACGTGCTGTCCGTCTTCCTGGGCATGGCCATCTTCCTCAACGCCTCGGCCGCGCTGCTGCTCTCCAACGGCCTGGTGCTGAAGCAGCTGTGGGGGCGGCGCCACGCCGAGCCGGCGGAACGCGCCAGCGCGCGCCAGGCCACCGTCAGCATCGCCACGGTGACCGGGGCCTACGTGCTGTGCTTCGTGCCGTACCACGCCGTGCGCATGCCCTACACCTTCACCCAGACCAACATCATCGGCGACTGCGAGCTCCACCGCTCGCTCTTCCTCGCCAAGGAGTCCACGCTCCTGCTGGCCATCCTGCACCTGTGCTTCGACCCCATCCTCTACTTCTACCTGTCCAGCTCGGTCAGGTTA
The Sardina pilchardus chromosome 13, fSarPil1.1, whole genome shotgun sequence genome window above contains:
- the gpr171 gene encoding G-protein coupled receptor 171; amino-acid sequence: MASSFNSSCVVNDNMEPFAAMYIVIFLVGMAGCLVSLWAFVRGRATKKCMSVYLINLLTSDFLLMLALPFKIAKDLGVDSVPFSVFQCQCSSVLIYINMYASITFLAFVSMNRYLQITQSSRLLHLQEPCFAGVMSAVVWLLVLFINVPNMVIPIEEELPAAPFGCAELKTQFGKHWHVLSVFLGMAIFLNASAALLLSNGLVLKQLWGRRHAEPAERASARQATVSIATVTGAYVLCFVPYHAVRMPYTFTQTNIIGDCELHRSLFLAKESTLLLAILHLCFDPILYFYLSSSVRLKVTGVLSSMRGRAVDKETAPGPELEQKLATEP